Proteins from a genomic interval of Clostridium sp. 'deep sea':
- a CDS encoding methyl-accepting chemotaxis protein has protein sequence MNFLKEMKLGARISFSTVAITGLIFLVLISYILYTFNNNELNSAYEYSEVLAKENASMVEGELKQALDSARTLAQSFTGYKDINENDRREYYNSMLKHVLIANKNYWSVWSCWEPNSIDKLDKKYVNKDGHDATGRFIPAYTRSVCDVVLEPLVGYENGVRDYYSNIKKNKTEIILNPYEFVSNGKERTMTSIVVPINDDNGKFLGVVGIDISLTALNVLPYNLGKYDESYYFLMSNNGEYVVHDEKLIGHNFGETSYKHKLGGDVLKTISKGESFSYKAQSSYKYKKCWFSYVPVKIGNTNTPWVFSLVIPMNQITKQASGSLLVLCLILIVVLAAIGFAIVIVISKQVTKPIANLVEQANILATGDTHIKIDTSSKDEIGDLMRAFDALVKNIKQQARNAEQIARGNLKLQIKPKSNKDVLSKSMQYVVRTLNKLVSEADTLTNAAVEGDLTIRGNADSFKGGYKEIVAGFNKTLDKMVTPINEAAIVLNQLDQGNLGARMTGNYRGDFDKIKTAVNATGKELQAYIAEMSEVLTKLSSKNLNVEIHREYMGDFNQMKVAINHIIDSFNLMASEMQNAAEQVELGATEVASTSQVLSQGAAEQASTVQEISATITQVASQTRQNAENANNANDISIEAREQAELGNQKMQDMLLAMNGIDESSNNISKIIRVIDGIAFQTRILSLNAAVEAAKAGEFGRGFAVVADEVRNLATRSANAAQETTDLIEDTLNKVEQGKSIANNTAKALSQIVGRITEAGEIVEEIAEASLEQSAAIDEIGAGILEVSKVTQSNSTTAEQSATASQNMSKQAQMLNDLISEFSLKDKEIDKDMLFAEIEAAKARAEAAADDLRNDNNYDLTTKDSSLINNEDQIKLDSEIENSELAGIDDHLELSENITTEKNDDTINNESNNDIQAKITEVIDDVVKDISEEEQTANIELAQEDNEEFDFSFLDDDEEPQIQEREEEIKVIDDFADEIDKEQVNDILQSVLGNNVEKKKENLAKDNKLKNGFMDFGNKLKNKFEKLSKKKDD, from the coding sequence ATGAACTTTTTAAAAGAAATGAAGCTGGGAGCAAGAATAAGTTTTTCAACAGTAGCTATTACGGGATTAATATTTTTAGTTCTTATTTCTTACATACTTTATACTTTTAATAATAATGAGCTAAATAGTGCCTACGAATATAGTGAAGTTTTAGCTAAAGAAAATGCATCCATGGTCGAAGGAGAGCTTAAACAGGCTTTAGATAGCGCCAGAACATTGGCTCAATCCTTTACAGGTTACAAAGATATTAATGAAAATGATCGTAGAGAATACTATAATTCAATGCTAAAACATGTTTTAATTGCTAATAAGAATTATTGGAGTGTTTGGAGTTGTTGGGAGCCAAATAGCATTGACAAATTAGATAAAAAATATGTTAATAAAGATGGACATGATGCAACCGGTAGATTTATTCCTGCATACACACGCTCTGTGTGTGATGTTGTTTTAGAGCCTTTAGTTGGTTATGAAAATGGTGTTAGGGATTATTATAGTAATATAAAAAAGAATAAAACAGAAATTATTTTAAACCCTTATGAGTTTGTTTCTAATGGAAAAGAGAGAACCATGACCTCTATTGTTGTTCCTATAAATGACGATAATGGAAAGTTTTTAGGGGTAGTTGGTATTGATATTTCATTAACTGCTTTAAACGTTTTACCATATAACTTAGGCAAATATGATGAGAGCTATTATTTCTTAATGTCTAATAATGGTGAGTATGTAGTGCATGATGAAAAATTAATAGGGCATAATTTTGGTGAGACTTCCTATAAACATAAACTTGGGGGAGATGTTCTTAAAACAATTAGTAAAGGTGAAAGTTTTAGTTATAAAGCACAAAGTAGTTATAAGTATAAAAAATGCTGGTTCTCCTATGTGCCTGTAAAAATAGGCAATACCAATACTCCATGGGTATTTAGCTTAGTTATTCCAATGAATCAAATTACAAAACAAGCTAGTGGATCTTTGCTGGTATTATGTTTAATATTAATAGTTGTGTTAGCAGCAATTGGTTTTGCTATAGTAATAGTAATATCTAAACAAGTTACTAAACCTATTGCAAACTTAGTGGAACAAGCCAATATCTTAGCTACAGGTGATACTCATATAAAAATTGATACATCCTCTAAAGATGAAATTGGTGACTTAATGCGTGCTTTTGATGCTTTAGTAAAAAATATTAAACAACAAGCACGTAATGCTGAGCAGATTGCCCGAGGTAATTTAAAACTACAGATTAAACCTAAATCAAATAAAGATGTACTATCAAAAAGCATGCAATATGTAGTAAGAACATTAAATAAACTAGTCTCTGAGGCAGATACTTTAACTAACGCTGCTGTAGAGGGTGATTTAACAATTAGAGGAAATGCAGACTCCTTTAAAGGTGGTTATAAAGAAATAGTAGCCGGTTTTAACAAAACTTTAGATAAAATGGTTACCCCAATAAATGAAGCAGCCATAGTACTAAACCAACTAGATCAAGGAAACTTAGGTGCCAGAATGACTGGTAATTATCGAGGCGATTTCGATAAGATCAAAACTGCCGTTAATGCAACAGGAAAAGAATTGCAGGCATACATAGCTGAAATGTCTGAAGTATTAACTAAATTATCTAGTAAAAATCTAAATGTAGAGATACATAGAGAATACATGGGTGACTTCAACCAAATGAAGGTAGCAATTAACCATATAATTGATTCATTTAATCTTATGGCATCCGAGATGCAAAATGCTGCTGAGCAAGTAGAGTTAGGTGCTACTGAGGTTGCGAGTACTAGCCAAGTATTATCACAGGGCGCGGCTGAACAGGCAAGTACAGTACAAGAAATTTCAGCTACAATCACACAAGTCGCAAGTCAAACAAGGCAAAATGCTGAAAATGCTAACAACGCTAATGACATTTCAATAGAAGCAAGAGAACAAGCTGAGTTAGGTAATCAAAAAATGCAAGATATGTTATTAGCTATGAATGGAATTGATGAATCATCTAACAATATATCTAAAATAATTAGAGTAATTGATGGTATTGCCTTTCAAACTCGAATTTTATCCTTAAATGCCGCTGTTGAGGCTGCAAAAGCTGGTGAATTTGGTAGGGGTTTTGCAGTAGTTGCTGACGAGGTACGTAACTTAGCAACAAGAAGTGCCAATGCTGCTCAAGAAACAACAGACCTAATAGAAGATACCTTAAATAAGGTAGAGCAGGGTAAGAGTATTGCTAATAATACAGCTAAAGCACTTTCTCAAATAGTGGGTAGAATAACAGAGGCTGGTGAAATAGTAGAAGAGATAGCAGAGGCATCTTTAGAGCAGTCTGCTGCTATAGATGAAATTGGAGCAGGTATATTAGAGGTTTCTAAAGTTACCCAATCTAACTCAACTACGGCTGAACAGAGTGCAACAGCTAGCCAAAATATGTCTAAACAAGCTCAAATGCTTAATGACTTAATAAGTGAGTTTAGCCTTAAAGATAAAGAAATAGATAAAGATATGCTGTTTGCAGAAATAGAAGCAGCTAAAGCGAGAGCTGAAGCAGCAGCTGATGACTTAAGAAATGACAATAATTATGATTTAACAACAAAAGACTCATCTTTAATAAATAATGAAGATCAGATAAAGCTTGACTCAGAAATAGAAAATTCTGAGTTAGCAGGTATAGATGATCATTTAGAACTCAGTGAAAATATAACAACAGAAAAAAATGATGATACAATTAACAATGAGTCAAATAATGATATACAAGCCAAGATAACTGAGGTTATTGATGATGTAGTTAAAGATATTAGCGAAGAAGAGCAAACAGCTAATATAGAGTTAGCTCAAGAAGACAATGAGGAATTTGATTTTTCATTTTTAGATGATGATGAAGAACCTCAAATTCAAGAGCGAGAAGAAGAAATAAAGGTTATTGATGATTTTGCAGATGAGATAGATAAAGAACAAGTAAATGATATATTACAGAGTGTTTTAGGTAACAATGTTGAAAAGAAAAAAGAAAACTTAGCTAAAGATAATAAATTGAAAAATGGGTTTATGGACTTTGGCAACAAGCTAAAAAATAAATTTGAAAAATTGAGCAAAAAGAAAGATGATTAA
- a CDS encoding chemotaxis protein CheW, which produces MSDYAVSSIVASADSHADKKLTFMVAGVTYGIDIGFVRQIRFGVSKITKIPQQPVYVKGVVNLRGQIVPIIDMHLRFNKAPVEYHDRTCAIILNIDDIVVGIIVDAVTEVINISEKDIAVVPEFDQGIKQDFVKGIAKVNENVIIILEAHEIVKHDKETYNNVVSKK; this is translated from the coding sequence ATGAGTGATTATGCAGTAAGTTCAATAGTTGCATCAGCAGATTCTCATGCAGATAAAAAACTAACTTTTATGGTAGCAGGTGTTACCTACGGAATTGACATTGGTTTTGTTCGACAAATTAGGTTTGGTGTCTCCAAAATAACTAAAATACCTCAGCAACCTGTGTATGTAAAGGGTGTTGTAAATCTACGAGGTCAAATTGTACCTATTATAGATATGCATTTAAGATTTAATAAAGCACCTGTTGAGTATCATGATAGAACCTGTGCAATCATTTTAAACATTGATGATATTGTTGTTGGCATTATTGTTGATGCAGTAACTGAAGTAATTAACATTAGTGAAAAAGATATTGCAGTAGTTCCTGAATTTGATCAAGGTATTAAACAAGATTTTGTTAAGGGAATTGCCAAAGTAAATGAAAATGTTATTATTATCTTAGAAGCACATGAAATAGTAAAACACGATAAAGAAACCTACAACAATGTAGTGAGTAAAAAATAA
- a CDS encoding methyl-accepting chemotaxis protein encodes MKWFLNQKIAFKLLSSFIIVALVSVGVGALAVKNMTNLVKSSDEMYEKMTVPIEQLGYISKLFEEVHSVLRDMIEADSEKDVKKYESAYHTIREQFGIHVTELEKHIDSAEMKTKYQEFLNARTIYANSLNNVLELIADNQDKQAFYEIGENGSLGKAIVVERNTIKELVNQKIKEANDQAIANRAQANKAYKIMALFIAMGALIAIVLGLLLSNIITKPLKKVVNAISEIRKGHLNNRLQLNTKDELGEMGEVIDGFADDLQNVIVGSMKRISQGDVDFEIEIKDNKDEIGPALVQTINSIKGLVNEAQMLTQSAVAGDLTTRGDVSKFKGSYSEVIKGVNDILDAISTPVEESMNALSSMAEGNLSARVNGIYQGDFSKIKDSVNSMAAQIQGYIAEIADVLSQMANNNFNVGINRAYMGDFSQLKVSINDIINSLNVVVSEIQQVSDQVGAGAQEVADSSQALSEGSTEQASAVEEISATVTQVAEQTRQNAINANNANDIATNAMSVADEGNVEMQEMLLAMNEINIASSNISKIIKVIDDIAFQTNILALNAAVEAARAGEHGKGFAVVAEEVRSLAARSAEAAKETTDLIDTSIKKVNDGTALADDTAKALGQIVKSITEVSSIVEDIANASNEQASAIAQINDGILQVSDVTQANTATSEQSASASEEMAAQAENLNKLISQFQLKNSIAVKSIKQVAATTKQEPTRSSINKNNDIKITLDDMEFGKY; translated from the coding sequence ATGAAATGGTTTCTAAATCAAAAAATTGCCTTCAAGCTTCTTTCAAGTTTTATTATAGTTGCATTAGTGTCGGTTGGAGTAGGTGCCTTAGCTGTAAAAAACATGACAAACTTAGTGAAATCTAGCGATGAAATGTATGAAAAAATGACTGTACCAATAGAGCAATTAGGTTACATATCAAAACTATTTGAGGAAGTTCATTCTGTTTTAAGAGATATGATAGAAGCAGATAGTGAAAAAGATGTAAAAAAATATGAGTCAGCTTATCATACAATAAGAGAGCAGTTTGGGATTCATGTTACAGAACTAGAAAAACATATAGACTCAGCAGAAATGAAAACTAAGTACCAAGAATTTTTAAACGCCAGAACCATTTACGCAAATTCACTTAATAATGTTTTAGAACTAATAGCTGATAATCAGGATAAACAAGCTTTTTATGAGATAGGTGAAAACGGTAGCTTGGGAAAAGCTATTGTAGTAGAACGTAATACAATAAAAGAGTTGGTTAATCAAAAAATTAAAGAGGCCAATGATCAAGCAATAGCAAATAGAGCCCAAGCCAATAAAGCATATAAAATAATGGCATTATTTATTGCAATGGGAGCATTAATAGCGATAGTATTGGGTTTACTATTAAGTAATATTATAACAAAACCCCTTAAAAAAGTAGTTAATGCTATTTCTGAAATTAGAAAAGGACACTTAAACAATAGGCTACAGCTTAACACCAAGGATGAATTGGGTGAAATGGGTGAAGTTATTGATGGCTTTGCTGATGATTTACAAAATGTAATTGTTGGTTCTATGAAAAGAATATCTCAGGGAGATGTAGATTTTGAGATTGAAATTAAAGATAATAAAGATGAAATTGGACCAGCTTTAGTTCAAACTATTAATTCAATTAAGGGTTTAGTTAATGAGGCTCAAATGCTAACTCAATCAGCTGTAGCAGGTGATTTAACTACCCGAGGAGACGTTAGTAAGTTTAAAGGCAGTTATAGTGAAGTAATTAAAGGTGTTAACGATATCTTAGATGCCATTTCAACACCAGTAGAAGAGTCTATGAACGCTTTAAGTAGTATGGCTGAGGGTAATCTTAGTGCTCGAGTTAACGGTATTTATCAAGGCGATTTTAGTAAAATTAAAGACTCTGTTAATAGCATGGCAGCACAAATTCAAGGTTATATAGCTGAGATTGCTGATGTATTATCACAAATGGCAAATAATAACTTTAATGTGGGTATTAACAGAGCTTATATGGGAGACTTCTCTCAACTTAAAGTTTCAATTAACGATATTATTAATTCACTAAATGTAGTTGTAAGTGAAATTCAGCAGGTCTCTGATCAGGTTGGGGCAGGAGCGCAAGAGGTAGCAGACTCAAGCCAAGCATTGTCTGAGGGTTCTACTGAACAAGCCAGTGCTGTAGAAGAAATATCAGCAACAGTAACTCAAGTAGCAGAGCAAACCAGACAAAATGCTATTAATGCTAATAATGCCAATGATATAGCCACAAATGCAATGAGTGTAGCAGATGAGGGCAATGTAGAAATGCAAGAAATGTTATTAGCTATGAATGAAATTAATATTGCCTCTAGTAATATATCTAAAATAATAAAAGTAATTGATGATATAGCATTCCAAACAAATATATTAGCTCTTAATGCTGCGGTTGAGGCAGCTAGAGCTGGTGAACACGGCAAGGGATTTGCGGTTGTAGCTGAAGAGGTAAGGAGCTTAGCTGCTAGAAGTGCTGAGGCAGCTAAAGAAACTACTGATTTAATAGATACCTCAATTAAAAAAGTTAATGACGGAACCGCACTTGCTGACGATACAGCCAAAGCTCTAGGTCAAATTGTTAAGAGCATAACAGAGGTTAGCTCAATTGTTGAGGATATAGCAAATGCATCTAATGAGCAAGCTTCAGCTATAGCACAAATTAATGATGGAATATTACAGGTCTCTGATGTAACACAGGCTAATACAGCAACGTCAGAGCAAAGTGCCTCAGCTAGTGAAGAGATGGCAGCACAGGCTGAAAACTTAAATAAATTAATATCTCAATTCCAGCTTAAAAACAGTATAGCTGTTAAATCAATAAAACAAGTAGCTGCCACTACTAAACAAGAACCAACCCGCTCTTCTATTAACAAAAATAATGATATTAAAATAACATTAGATGATATGGAATTTGGAAAATATTAG
- a CDS encoding chemotaxis protein CheA codes for MASYNSNDPMVELYIHETNGLIEQLETRIIESEREGTIVSAINEIFRVMHTIKGNSMMMQFHGIASCAHALEDLFDFLRSEEPDVDYKKITDFVLETVDYIKSETDKIMNNFELEDNEDLQERIETHLESLKAVDLSKREAAAATSTEPKKEKQDIKVETKLNNEEEKHVVSEKNKQYYLCNLRYEEDCQMVGVRAFSAISQLSDETLEINHFPADLDDEEASTVIENGGLKIAFVNDKGYDETSSFFTRVAFMKSLDLHKVDKKTYLKYNKNLQNGDNLDIEDFLKKEHEKKERKNKEKAETKSTTTGQKFISVKVSKLDQLMNFVSELVVSESMVTGNPDLNGLKLDNFRKAAKHMKKIMNDLQDVVMEIRMVPLALTFQKMHRLARDMSNKTSKKMELELLGQETEVDKNIIEHISDPIMHLVRNAIDHGLESNEERLEKGKDPIGKVVLEAKHAGGEILIMVRDDGKGLDREKILSKAESKGLLVKAKEEYSNEEAFELIFNAGFSTREQITGFSGRGVGMDVVAKGIERIGGQIQIKSELGKGTEFTIRIPLTLAIIDCILVKVGEAKYAVPITAIKQLFEAKEEDIIKDPMGHEMIMMMNKCIKVVRIHKIHGVESAVTKIDDGIFVLVENNDNSVGIFVDKLLGEYQLVVKNFSKYINYVQGVSGCALLGDGDISLILDPLGLSS; via the coding sequence ATGGCAAGCTATAATAGTAATGATCCAATGGTTGAATTATATATACATGAAACCAATGGCTTAATTGAACAGTTAGAAACTAGAATAATCGAGAGTGAGCGTGAAGGCACTATTGTTAGTGCCATAAACGAAATTTTTAGAGTTATGCATACCATAAAAGGTAATTCTATGATGATGCAGTTTCATGGCATTGCTAGTTGCGCTCATGCACTAGAAGACTTATTTGATTTTTTAAGGTCGGAAGAACCAGATGTAGATTACAAAAAAATCACAGATTTTGTGCTTGAAACAGTTGATTACATAAAATCCGAAACAGATAAAATTATGAATAATTTTGAGTTAGAGGATAACGAAGACCTACAAGAGAGAATTGAGACCCATTTAGAATCATTAAAGGCAGTAGATTTAAGCAAACGAGAGGCAGCTGCTGCTACAAGTACAGAGCCAAAAAAAGAGAAACAAGACATAAAGGTAGAAACTAAACTAAATAATGAAGAAGAAAAACATGTAGTTAGCGAAAAAAATAAGCAATACTATCTTTGTAACTTACGTTACGAAGAGGACTGCCAAATGGTTGGTGTAAGGGCCTTTTCAGCAATAAGTCAGCTAAGTGATGAAACGCTAGAAATAAATCATTTTCCAGCTGATTTAGATGATGAAGAAGCCTCAACGGTTATTGAAAATGGGGGGTTAAAAATAGCTTTTGTTAATGATAAAGGCTATGATGAAACATCATCATTTTTTACAAGAGTTGCCTTTATGAAAAGCTTAGACCTTCATAAAGTAGACAAAAAAACCTATTTAAAATATAATAAGAATTTGCAAAACGGTGACAATCTTGATATAGAAGACTTTCTTAAAAAAGAGCATGAAAAAAAAGAGAGAAAAAATAAAGAAAAAGCCGAAACTAAAAGCACAACTACAGGACAAAAGTTTATTAGTGTAAAAGTTTCTAAACTAGACCAACTAATGAATTTTGTATCAGAATTGGTAGTATCAGAGTCAATGGTTACTGGTAATCCTGATTTAAATGGCTTAAAGCTAGATAATTTTAGAAAAGCAGCTAAACACATGAAAAAAATTATGAATGATTTACAAGATGTTGTAATGGAAATTCGTATGGTACCTTTGGCTTTAACATTTCAAAAAATGCATCGTTTAGCTCGAGATATGAGTAATAAAACTAGCAAAAAAATGGAACTAGAATTACTTGGTCAAGAAACAGAAGTAGATAAAAATATAATTGAACATATCTCAGACCCAATTATGCATCTTGTTCGAAATGCTATTGACCATGGCTTAGAGTCTAATGAAGAGCGTTTGGAAAAGGGAAAGGATCCCATTGGTAAAGTAGTGTTAGAAGCCAAACACGCTGGCGGAGAGATTCTAATAATGGTACGCGATGATGGTAAGGGTTTAGATCGAGAAAAAATATTATCAAAGGCTGAAAGCAAAGGTTTATTAGTAAAAGCTAAAGAAGAATATAGCAATGAAGAGGCCTTTGAATTAATTTTTAATGCCGGATTCTCAACTAGAGAACAAATTACTGGATTTTCTGGTAGAGGTGTAGGAATGGATGTTGTAGCTAAAGGTATAGAGCGTATTGGTGGACAAATTCAAATTAAAAGTGAATTGGGTAAAGGTACCGAGTTTACAATAAGAATACCTCTTACATTAGCAATCATTGACTGTATTTTAGTTAAGGTTGGTGAAGCTAAGTATGCCGTACCTATTACTGCCATAAAACAGCTATTTGAGGCTAAAGAAGAAGATATAATTAAAGATCCAATGGGCCATGAAATGATTATGATGATGAACAAGTGCATAAAGGTTGTTCGTATTCATAAAATACATGGTGTTGAATCAGCTGTAACTAAAATTGATGATGGAATATTTGTATTAGTTGAAAACAATGACAATAGCGTAGGTATTTTTGTAGACAAGCTTTTAGGAGAATATCAACTAGTTGTTAAAAACTTCTCAAAATATATTAATTATGTTCAGGGTGTTTCTGGCTGTGCTTTACTTGGTGATGGAGACATCAGTTTAATACTAGACCCATTAGGATTAAGTAGTTAG
- a CDS encoding chemotaxis protein CheW, giving the protein MITSALDGKHLTFELGTETYGIDIAYVRQIISIIDITKIPEQPNYVKGVINLRGEIIPIVDLRLKFGKPEKTYDEKTCIIILDVKKQSVGVIVDNVAEVITLKNEEISDIPEFNHGTSNNFIHGIGRQKKEVFILLKCAELVKLGITE; this is encoded by the coding sequence ATGATTACTAGTGCCTTAGATGGCAAACACCTAACCTTTGAGTTAGGTACAGAAACCTATGGTATTGATATAGCCTATGTGCGACAAATAATAAGTATTATAGATATCACAAAAATTCCTGAACAGCCTAACTATGTGAAGGGTGTAATTAACTTACGTGGAGAAATAATACCTATTGTAGATTTGCGATTAAAATTTGGTAAGCCAGAAAAAACATATGATGAAAAAACTTGCATTATAATTTTAGACGTAAAAAAACAAAGTGTAGGTGTAATAGTTGATAATGTTGCAGAAGTAATTACACTCAAAAATGAAGAAATTTCAGATATACCAGAGTTTAACCATGGTACAAGTAATAACTTTATACATGGTATAGGTAGGCAAAAGAAAGAAGTTTTTATATTACTTAAGTGTGCAGAATTAGTGAAATTAGGTATTACTGAATAA
- a CDS encoding protein-glutamate O-methyltransferase CheR translates to MLITNNEFLKLSQYIRDNIGIDLSEKKKNLLSSRLGMVIENGSFGSFSAYYDYVVNDKTGQAVNQLIDKITTNHTYFYREKQHYEYLSAEVLPYLVEANKEHRDLRIWSAGCSSGEEPYTIAMVLADFLGNKKTLWDSKILATDISNNVLAKAKEGIYTEENLKNNPPLWNYKYFKALEDEKFMINDVIKKEVIFRRLNLLSTFNFKKKFHIIFCRNVMIYFDAPTRNKLIKKFFDILEPGGYFFISHSESIDRGVSGFKYIKPSIYRKEL, encoded by the coding sequence TTGCTAATAACAAATAATGAATTTCTGAAACTATCTCAGTATATACGAGACAATATAGGTATAGACTTAAGTGAGAAAAAGAAAAATTTATTGAGCAGTAGACTAGGTATGGTTATTGAAAATGGTAGCTTTGGTAGTTTTTCTGCATATTATGACTATGTAGTAAATGATAAAACAGGCCAAGCTGTAAATCAATTAATTGATAAAATAACCACAAACCATACCTACTTTTATAGAGAAAAACAACACTATGAATATTTATCAGCAGAGGTGCTTCCTTATTTAGTAGAAGCAAATAAAGAGCATCGTGACTTAAGAATATGGAGTGCTGGCTGTTCTTCTGGGGAGGAACCTTATACCATAGCTATGGTTTTAGCCGATTTCCTGGGAAATAAAAAAACTCTGTGGGATAGCAAGATTTTAGCTACCGATATATCCAATAATGTGCTTGCAAAAGCTAAAGAGGGTATTTACACAGAAGAGAATTTAAAAAACAATCCACCGTTGTGGAATTATAAGTATTTTAAAGCTTTAGAAGATGAAAAGTTTATGATTAATGATGTTATAAAAAAAGAGGTAATCTTTAGACGACTTAATTTGTTAAGTACCTTTAATTTTAAGAAAAAATTTCATATAATCTTTTGTAGAAATGTTATGATATATTTTGATGCTCCAACCAGAAATAAATTAATAAAAAAATTCTTTGACATACTTGAGCCAGGTGGATACTTTTTTATTAGCCACTCAGAGAGTATTGATCGAGGGGTTTCTGGTTTTAAGTATATTAAGCCTTCAATATATAGAAAAGAATTGTAA
- a CDS encoding chemotaxis response regulator protein-glutamate methylesterase: MKKRKKLRVLIADDSALFRAVLEKKLSADQDIEIVAKAANPYEARDMIIKHRPDVMTLDVEMPKMNGIEFVKKLMPQYPMPIVMVSSLNDTVFDALNAGAVDFVNKPSSSDGVDMFIKELIVKIKIASTVNVGDFKHLNKKVTSLNEVNYNSDIRLIAIGASTGGTIAVSKVLKGLTRGVPGIVIVQHMPPVFTKMFAERMNNECLLAVKEAEDGDEITPGRAFIAPGDSHIRVTRKGSKYIIKTEKYNEKNKVNGHCPSVDVLFNSVSQNVRDKAIGVILTGMGKDGALGLKRMKASGAITIGQDQSTSVVYGMPKVAYDLGAVKYQLPIEQISEKIQMILKKN, from the coding sequence ATGAAAAAAAGAAAAAAACTTAGAGTATTAATAGCTGATGACTCAGCACTTTTTAGAGCTGTTTTAGAAAAAAAACTCTCAGCTGACCAAGATATAGAAATAGTAGCTAAAGCAGCAAATCCGTATGAAGCAAGAGATATGATTATTAAACATCGCCCAGATGTAATGACCTTAGATGTAGAGATGCCTAAAATGAATGGTATTGAGTTTGTTAAAAAATTAATGCCCCAATATCCAATGCCAATAGTAATGGTTAGTTCTTTAAATGATACCGTATTTGACGCATTAAACGCTGGCGCTGTTGATTTTGTAAATAAGCCAAGCAGTAGTGATGGTGTGGATATGTTCATAAAAGAATTAATTGTAAAAATTAAAATTGCTTCAACAGTAAATGTTGGGGATTTTAAACACTTAAATAAAAAAGTGACATCATTAAATGAGGTAAACTACAATTCTGATATTAGGTTGATTGCTATTGGAGCTTCAACTGGTGGCACTATTGCCGTTTCCAAGGTTCTGAAAGGTTTAACTCGGGGTGTTCCTGGTATTGTAATTGTGCAGCATATGCCTCCAGTGTTTACAAAAATGTTTGCAGAACGTATGAACAATGAATGTTTGTTAGCAGTAAAAGAGGCGGAAGACGGTGATGAAATTACTCCAGGCAGAGCCTTTATAGCACCAGGTGATAGCCATATAAGGGTAACAAGAAAAGGCAGTAAATACATTATTAAAACCGAAAAATATAATGAAAAAAATAAAGTGAATGGGCACTGCCCTTCGGTAGACGTTTTATTTAACTCTGTATCACAGAATGTAAGAGATAAAGCTATTGGTGTTATTCTTACGGGTATGGGTAAAGACGGTGCTTTAGGATTAAAACGTATGAAAGCTAGTGGTGCAATAACAATTGGTCAAGATCAATCTACTAGTGTTGTTTATGGAATGCCGAAGGTTGCTTATGATTTAGGTGCTGTTAAGTACCAGTTACCTATTGAGCAAATATCTGAAAAAATTCAGATGATTCTGAAAAAAAATTAA
- a CDS encoding chemotaxis protein CheD: MKKEFVVGISDYKITKNPNKLITYALGSCVGTVILDPINKIGGLSHILLYDSTLFNKNIEVKKYADTAIPDMVNNLIIYGAKRSNLMAYIAGGAKTFLKEKVTSYFDIGNSNIKAVKQVLKELKIPIVQEDVGGSVGRTMSIDLENLKVFIKYAKHLNDIQVKQL, translated from the coding sequence TTGAAAAAAGAGTTTGTTGTAGGCATATCTGACTATAAAATAACTAAAAATCCAAATAAACTAATTACATATGCACTAGGTTCTTGTGTAGGAACTGTTATTTTAGATCCTATTAATAAAATTGGTGGATTATCTCATATTCTATTATACGATAGTACATTGTTTAATAAGAATATTGAAGTAAAAAAATATGCCGATACTGCTATTCCTGATATGGTTAACAATCTTATTATTTATGGTGCGAAACGCAGTAATTTAATGGCATATATAGCAGGCGGTGCGAAAACGTTTTTAAAAGAAAAAGTCACATCTTATTTTGATATTGGTAATTCAAATATAAAGGCAGTAAAACAAGTTTTAAAGGAATTGAAAATACCAATAGTACAAGAAGATGTAGGTGGAAGTGTAGGCAGAACTATGTCTATAGACCTTGAAAATCTAAAAGTTTTCATTAAATATGCAAAACACTTAAATGATATACAAGTAAAACAGCTTTAA